From one Amycolatopsis sp. FDAARGOS 1241 genomic stretch:
- a CDS encoding serine/threonine-protein kinase — protein MSDEGRLVAGRYRIIGRIGTGAMGAVWKAHDEVLGRTVAIKQLLLQPHLEEHDAEDARQRTMREGRIAARLHHPNAISVFDVVTDDNGQPCLIMEYLNSTSLAQVLQERGTLPPLEVARIGAQVAAALREAHAVGIVHRDIKPGNILLAGNGTVKITDFGISRAKDDVTVTKTGMIAGTPAYLAPEVAIGGDPGPESDVFSLGSTLYAACEGQPPFGLSENTLSLLHAVAAGQINPPRQSGPLASVLAVLLHFEVQHRPTADECEELLAAVARGETPLGGSSDETMMAPSAGTLGAAAVAGAAATHLFPEEDLDAAHSGTLLDQPGPAQQYYDDEDEYPAASGYPENDYDQYQAEPPLYGDPGRNGLAATRAVPVPDGYQDDSYGDYNDGYDEPKPPRGQTSPTDDEDGEKPGAWKKPAIIGGIVVIGLVVLGVWLLSSNNPPDASQQPTPPSTSAAVVPTSVSVPTTEEATTSSEETSSSEETSSRERTSSRRTSERNTATRETSSEQETPTTSSSSKSVSPPSSPDTSTGSPPSSN, from the coding sequence GTGAGCGACGAGGGTCGTCTGGTCGCCGGCCGGTACCGGATCATCGGCCGGATCGGCACAGGCGCGATGGGTGCCGTCTGGAAGGCCCACGACGAGGTGCTCGGCCGAACCGTGGCCATCAAGCAGCTGCTGCTGCAGCCCCACCTCGAGGAGCACGACGCCGAAGACGCCCGGCAGCGCACGATGCGCGAGGGCCGCATCGCCGCGCGCCTGCACCACCCCAACGCGATCTCGGTGTTCGACGTCGTCACCGACGACAACGGCCAGCCGTGCCTGATCATGGAGTACCTCAACTCCACGAGCCTGGCCCAGGTCCTGCAGGAACGCGGCACGCTGCCGCCGCTGGAGGTCGCGCGCATCGGCGCGCAGGTGGCCGCCGCGCTGCGCGAGGCCCACGCGGTCGGCATCGTCCACCGCGACATCAAGCCGGGCAACATCCTGCTCGCCGGCAACGGCACCGTGAAGATCACCGACTTCGGCATCTCGCGGGCCAAGGACGACGTCACGGTCACCAAGACCGGGATGATCGCCGGCACCCCCGCCTACCTCGCGCCCGAAGTCGCCATCGGCGGTGACCCCGGCCCCGAGTCCGACGTCTTCTCCCTCGGCTCCACGCTGTACGCCGCGTGCGAGGGCCAGCCGCCGTTCGGCCTGTCCGAGAACACGCTGAGCCTGCTCCACGCCGTCGCCGCGGGCCAGATCAACCCGCCACGCCAGTCGGGCCCGCTGGCCAGCGTGCTCGCCGTGCTGCTGCACTTCGAGGTACAGCACCGGCCGACCGCCGACGAGTGCGAGGAGCTGCTGGCGGCCGTCGCGCGCGGCGAGACGCCGCTCGGCGGCTCGTCCGACGAGACGATGATGGCGCCGTCGGCCGGCACGCTCGGCGCGGCCGCCGTGGCCGGCGCGGCCGCGACGCACCTGTTCCCCGAAGAGGACCTGGACGCCGCGCACTCGGGCACCCTGCTCGACCAGCCCGGCCCGGCGCAGCAGTACTACGACGACGAGGACGAGTACCCCGCCGCCAGCGGCTACCCGGAGAACGACTACGACCAGTACCAGGCCGAACCGCCGCTCTACGGCGACCCGGGCCGAAACGGGCTGGCCGCCACCCGCGCCGTCCCGGTGCCCGACGGCTACCAGGACGACTCGTACGGCGACTACAACGACGGCTACGACGAACCGAAGCCCCCGCGAGGCCAGACCAGCCCGACCGACGACGAGGACGGCGAGAAGCCCGGCGCGTGGAAGAAGCCGGCGATCATCGGCGGCATCGTGGTCATCGGGCTGGTGGTGCTCGGCGTGTGGCTGCTGAGCTCGAACAACCCGCCGGACGCGTCGCAGCAGCCCACTCCCCCGAGCACTTCGGCAGCCGTGGTCCCGACCTCGGTGTCGGTACCGACGACCGAGGAAGCAACCACGAGCTCGGAAGAGACGTCTTCTTCAGAGGAGACCTCTTCACGCGAGAGGACGTCGTCTCGCCGGACGTCCGAGCGGAACACCGCGACGCGGGAGACGTCCTCCGAACAGGAGACGCCGACTACTTCGTCGAGCTCGAAGTCCGTTTCGCCTCCGAGCTCGCCGGACACGTCCACAGGCAGTCCGCCGTCGTCGAACTGA
- a CDS encoding serine/threonine-protein kinase: MSSEGTIVGGRYRLDQPIGRGRAGIVWLAFDTRLFRTVAMKRMYLPVGLPPDRAEQARATVMQEGKDAARIEHPSAITVFDVLPDGPDVWLVMEYIPSRGMSTFLAEHGRLTPEQAASLGIMLGDAMAAIHAADIVHRTLEPGTVLLADDGSVKLTDIGITGGGPHPAYRAPEVTRGAPPSPASDVFSLGATLYTAVEGTPPFGEDGGSSERPPQNAGVLAGALRKMLRLDPATRPTMADTVAALSAITEGREQTAFIPPTAPAMPTVPVSRPSPSQQPGQQQPGQQSPLMQLPVRNVPYAPAAPQPMHQPMAPMAAQPTQHLQPQQIQAPAAPTARFTPTPAQQAVSAEAVRQKAAARRKLILTVAAILCAVLIGIGVSELLFV; the protein is encoded by the coding sequence TTGAGTTCAGAAGGCACCATCGTCGGCGGCCGGTACCGGCTCGACCAGCCGATCGGCCGGGGACGCGCGGGCATCGTGTGGCTCGCGTTCGACACGCGGCTGTTCCGCACGGTCGCGATGAAGCGCATGTACCTGCCCGTCGGCCTGCCGCCCGACCGCGCCGAGCAGGCGCGGGCGACGGTGATGCAGGAGGGCAAGGACGCGGCACGCATCGAGCACCCGAGCGCGATCACCGTCTTCGACGTGCTGCCCGACGGACCCGACGTCTGGTTGGTCATGGAGTACATCCCGTCCCGCGGGATGTCGACGTTCCTGGCCGAGCACGGACGGCTCACGCCCGAGCAGGCGGCGTCGCTCGGGATCATGCTGGGCGACGCGATGGCCGCGATCCACGCGGCCGACATCGTGCACCGCACGCTCGAGCCCGGCACCGTCCTGCTGGCCGATGACGGCAGTGTGAAGCTCACCGACATCGGCATCACCGGTGGCGGCCCGCACCCGGCCTACCGGGCTCCCGAGGTCACTCGGGGTGCCCCGCCTTCGCCGGCGTCCGACGTGTTCTCGCTGGGCGCGACGCTGTACACGGCGGTGGAGGGCACGCCGCCGTTCGGCGAGGACGGCGGCTCGTCCGAGCGACCGCCACAGAACGCGGGGGTGCTCGCCGGCGCGTTGCGCAAGATGCTGCGGCTGGACCCGGCGACCCGCCCGACCATGGCCGACACGGTCGCCGCGCTGAGCGCGATCACCGAGGGCCGTGAGCAGACGGCGTTCATCCCGCCGACGGCGCCCGCGATGCCAACCGTGCCCGTGTCCCGGCCGAGCCCCTCTCAGCAACCCGGGCAGCAGCAACCCGGACAGCAGAGTCCGCTCATGCAGCTGCCGGTCCGGAACGTGCCCTACGCGCCGGCCGCGCCGCAGCCCATGCACCAGCCGATGGCGCCGATGGCGGCCCAGCCGACCCAGCACCTCCAGCCCCAGCAGATCCAGGCGCCGGCGGCGCCGACCGCGAGGTTCACACCGACGCCCGCTCAGCAGGCGGTGTCGGCCGAGGCCGTGCGGCAGAAGGCGGCCGCGCGCCGGAAACTGATCCTCACGGTCGCCGCGATCCTGTGCGCGGTGCTGATCGGGATCGGCGTGTCGGAGCTGTTGTTCGTCTGA
- a CDS encoding DMT family transporter, producing the protein MGETKTLLRIAALALMWGSSFFWIKLGLAAFSPVQLVLARLVLGAVVLVALCRLARRRLPSDKRTWGHLVVAAFFHNAVPFLLFAIGETTVDSGITGVLNSTTPLWVLVVAPFLGVRHRMTLTRAAGLVIGLVGILLIFAPWEASGLLSWGALACLAAAASYGFAFVYEGRYLSDTGESPYALSGGQMVLAAGFLVLVLPFGGLSPVHLTPLAAVAVVILGVGSTGIAFALNYQLLASEGAVAASVVGYLLPIVSVALGAIFLHEQLSVRVIAGMVVVLGGVALTRVQRKNAEAPQPVEAVAAEHV; encoded by the coding sequence GTGGGCGAGACGAAGACCCTGCTCAGAATCGCCGCGCTGGCGCTGATGTGGGGTTCGAGCTTCTTCTGGATCAAGCTGGGCCTCGCGGCGTTCTCGCCGGTGCAGCTCGTGCTCGCGCGCCTGGTGCTCGGCGCCGTGGTGCTCGTGGCGCTGTGCCGGCTCGCCCGTCGCCGGCTGCCGTCGGACAAACGCACGTGGGGCCACCTCGTCGTGGCCGCGTTCTTCCACAACGCGGTGCCGTTCCTGCTCTTCGCGATCGGTGAGACCACTGTGGACTCCGGCATCACCGGCGTGCTGAACTCGACGACGCCCCTGTGGGTGCTCGTGGTGGCCCCGTTCCTCGGGGTGCGCCACCGCATGACGCTGACGCGCGCGGCCGGGCTCGTGATCGGGCTCGTCGGGATCCTGCTGATCTTCGCGCCGTGGGAGGCCTCGGGCCTGCTCAGCTGGGGCGCCCTCGCCTGCCTCGCCGCGGCCGCCAGCTACGGCTTCGCGTTCGTCTACGAGGGCCGCTACCTGTCGGACACCGGCGAATCGCCGTACGCGCTGTCGGGCGGGCAGATGGTGCTGGCCGCAGGATTCCTCGTGCTGGTGCTGCCCTTCGGCGGCCTGTCACCGGTGCACCTCACGCCGCTGGCGGCCGTGGCCGTGGTGATCCTCGGCGTCGGGTCCACGGGTATCGCGTTCGCGCTGAACTACCAGCTGCTGGCGAGTGAAGGCGCGGTGGCGGCGTCCGTGGTCGGCTACCTGCTGCCGATCGTCTCGGTGGCGCTGGGTGCGATTTTCCTGCACGAGCAGCTCAGCGTGCGCGTGATCGCGGGCATGGTCGTGGTGCTGGGCGGGGTCGCGCTCACGCGGGTACAGCGCAAGAACGCCGAAGCGCCGCAGCCGGTCGAGGCCGTGGCGGCCGAACACGTCTAG
- a CDS encoding response regulator transcription factor, with protein MTESQREPVKVFLVDDHALFRAGVRTELDSITDEVRVVGEAGSVTEAVEGIARTKPQVVLLDVHMPDGGGAEVLRRVRPELPDVVFLALSVSDAAEDVIAVIRGGARGYVTKTISSKELVRAIVRVADGDAVFSPRLAGFVLDAFADRPGSAPINDPELDLLTPRERDVLRLLARGYAYKEIASELFISVKTVETHVSSVLRKTQLSNRYELSRWASDRRLV; from the coding sequence GTGACGGAGAGCCAGCGGGAGCCGGTGAAGGTCTTCCTCGTGGACGACCACGCGCTCTTCCGCGCCGGGGTGCGCACTGAGCTCGATTCGATCACCGACGAGGTGCGGGTGGTCGGCGAAGCGGGTTCGGTCACCGAGGCCGTCGAGGGCATCGCTCGCACGAAACCGCAGGTCGTGCTCCTGGACGTGCACATGCCCGACGGCGGCGGTGCCGAGGTGCTGCGCCGCGTCCGCCCGGAGCTGCCCGACGTCGTCTTCCTGGCGCTGTCGGTGTCCGACGCCGCCGAAGACGTCATCGCCGTCATCCGCGGCGGCGCGCGCGGCTACGTCACGAAGACCATCTCGTCGAAGGAACTCGTGCGCGCCATCGTGCGCGTGGCCGACGGCGACGCGGTGTTCTCCCCGCGCCTGGCCGGCTTCGTGCTCGACGCGTTCGCCGACCGCCCCGGCTCGGCGCCCATCAACGACCCCGAGCTGGACCTGCTGACCCCGCGCGAGCGCGACGTCCTGCGCCTGCTCGCGCGCGGCTACGCATACAAGGAGATCGCGTCGGAGCTGTTCATCTCGGTGAAGACGGTGGAGACGCACGTGTCGAGCGTCCTGCGCAAGACCCAGCTGTCCAACCGCTACGAGCTGTCCCGCTGGGCGTCGGACCGCCGGCTCGTCTAG
- a CDS encoding PspC domain-containing protein, protein MDDVQDFLDLDATPAPTPARAPVPPVAAPVAEQPERPKMHRRRSGRAVAGVAGGLADHLGVPVVWVRLAFALLAALNGAGLLAYGLLWVFVPQRAEDAQETESSNKERQQAYGLIALGIGLAIASGTLSGTIRGWVALPLVIAMLGAAVVWREADESQRRRWRTGARGGVTGALVGQGGRSAAIIRILAGVALVATGIGVVVFQSGTFDQVKFALLAVLATLFGVAVLTVPFWLRLVRDLGDERRARIRTDERAEIAAHLHDSVLQTLALIQRQADQPHEVARLARGQERELRGWLYGAGGYGKPSDKKSKEEEEGAVPLSEALATACGEVEDQFAISVNQVVVGDVELNEPLTALVQAAREAIVNAAKHAGVEEVSVYAEVEPAEVTVFVRDRGKGFDPDVVPADRHGLADSIRGRMERHGGTCKLRTAPGEGTEVQLAMPLKAAKGAA, encoded by the coding sequence ATGGACGATGTGCAGGACTTCCTCGACCTCGACGCCACCCCGGCGCCGACGCCGGCGCGTGCGCCGGTGCCGCCCGTGGCGGCGCCCGTCGCCGAGCAGCCGGAGCGGCCGAAGATGCACCGGCGGCGCAGCGGGCGCGCGGTGGCCGGGGTCGCCGGCGGGCTCGCGGACCACCTCGGCGTGCCCGTCGTGTGGGTACGGCTGGCGTTCGCGCTGCTCGCAGCGCTCAACGGCGCCGGTTTGCTCGCCTACGGGCTGCTGTGGGTCTTCGTGCCGCAGCGAGCCGAAGACGCGCAGGAGACGGAGTCCTCGAACAAGGAGCGCCAGCAGGCGTACGGCCTCATCGCGCTCGGCATCGGCCTCGCCATCGCCAGCGGCACGCTCAGCGGCACCATCCGCGGCTGGGTCGCCCTGCCACTGGTCATCGCGATGCTCGGTGCGGCCGTCGTCTGGCGTGAGGCCGACGAGTCGCAGCGCCGGCGCTGGCGCACGGGCGCGCGAGGCGGGGTCACCGGCGCGCTGGTCGGCCAGGGTGGCCGCAGCGCGGCGATCATCCGGATCCTCGCGGGTGTCGCCCTCGTGGCCACGGGCATCGGGGTCGTCGTGTTCCAGAGCGGCACCTTCGACCAGGTCAAGTTCGCGCTCCTCGCCGTGCTCGCGACGCTGTTCGGCGTCGCCGTGCTGACCGTGCCGTTCTGGCTGCGGCTGGTCCGCGACCTCGGCGACGAGCGCCGCGCGCGCATCCGCACGGACGAACGTGCCGAGATCGCCGCGCACCTGCACGACTCCGTGCTGCAGACCCTCGCCCTGATCCAGCGGCAGGCCGACCAGCCGCACGAGGTCGCGCGTCTGGCGCGCGGCCAGGAGCGCGAGCTGCGCGGCTGGCTCTACGGCGCCGGCGGCTACGGCAAGCCGAGCGACAAGAAGTCGAAGGAAGAGGAAGAGGGCGCCGTTCCGCTGTCCGAGGCGCTGGCAACCGCGTGCGGTGAGGTCGAAGACCAGTTCGCGATCTCCGTCAACCAGGTCGTGGTCGGCGACGTCGAGCTGAACGAGCCGCTGACCGCGCTCGTGCAGGCCGCTCGCGAGGCGATCGTCAACGCGGCCAAGCACGCGGGGGTCGAGGAGGTCAGCGTGTACGCGGAGGTGGAGCCGGCCGAGGTCACGGTGTTCGTGCGCGACCGCGGCAAGGGCTTCGACCCCGACGTCGTCCCGGCCGACCGCCACGGCCTGGCCGACTCGATCCGCGGTCGCATGGAACGTCACGGCGGCACGTGCAAGCTGCGCACCGCTCCGGGTGAGGGCACGGAAGTCCAGCTGGCCATGCCGCTCAAAGCGGCCAAGGGTGCGGCGTGA
- a CDS encoding PspC domain-containing protein, with the protein MSGANEAPGPKSNPFNGFEETVKDFWVSRPRRPHTGRKVAGVAAGLGNRYGIDPVVIRVALVAAMVFGGFGLVFYLLGWLFFPSEGDEVSGFEAMIGRGQSTMSKAFAVVLCIALIPVIGWTFGNGWFDGGGLIGFALLTASLYLLHRNRGQDNRPAPVVAYRAYQTAQAAPGTGAFTMTDTSTSAPTGSAAPGFDPLAADPAGWDLPDPAGPPPQDPYRYDYDEPATAPRHPRSKIGSVTFAAAVLVAGLGVVLNLNGVDWFSVKHIIGLVLGVLGIGMVAGAFVRGSRGLIGLAVPLAIVGMVLTTTTFTDIDLRGGVGDLRSTPHSVAEVQPVYHHAAGDLDLDLTQIPLSGPITTSVSNGAGDTKVTVPATADVTYTCKNSAGDVDCLDRSTNGVGQPAITGTDYGTDGVGGQKITLDVTNGAGSVEVLRG; encoded by the coding sequence ATGAGTGGTGCGAACGAAGCGCCGGGCCCGAAGTCGAATCCCTTCAACGGCTTCGAGGAGACGGTCAAGGACTTCTGGGTGAGCAGGCCGCGGCGCCCGCACACCGGGCGGAAGGTCGCGGGGGTCGCGGCCGGGCTGGGGAACCGCTACGGCATCGACCCGGTCGTGATCCGGGTGGCGCTCGTCGCGGCGATGGTGTTCGGCGGGTTCGGGCTGGTGTTCTACCTGCTCGGCTGGCTGTTCTTCCCGAGCGAGGGCGACGAGGTGTCGGGCTTCGAGGCGATGATCGGGCGCGGGCAGTCGACGATGTCGAAGGCCTTCGCGGTCGTGCTGTGCATCGCGCTGATCCCGGTGATCGGGTGGACGTTCGGCAACGGCTGGTTCGACGGCGGTGGCCTCATCGGGTTCGCGCTGCTCACGGCAAGCCTCTACCTCCTGCACCGCAACCGCGGGCAGGACAACCGCCCGGCACCGGTCGTCGCGTACCGCGCGTACCAGACGGCCCAGGCCGCGCCCGGAACCGGAGCCTTCACGATGACGGACACCTCCACCTCGGCGCCGACGGGCTCGGCCGCGCCCGGCTTCGATCCGCTCGCCGCCGACCCGGCGGGCTGGGACCTGCCGGACCCGGCCGGGCCGCCGCCCCAGGACCCGTACCGCTACGACTACGACGAGCCCGCCACCGCGCCGCGGCACCCGCGCTCCAAGATCGGCTCGGTGACGTTCGCGGCGGCCGTGCTGGTGGCCGGCCTCGGCGTGGTGCTGAACCTGAACGGCGTGGACTGGTTCTCGGTGAAGCACATCATCGGCCTGGTGCTGGGCGTGCTCGGCATCGGCATGGTCGCCGGCGCGTTCGTCCGCGGCTCGCGGGGGCTGATCGGCCTTGCGGTCCCGCTCGCGATCGTCGGCATGGTGCTGACCACGACCACGTTCACCGACATCGACCTGCGCGGCGGCGTCGGCGACCTGCGCTCGACGCCGCACTCGGTGGCCGAGGTGCAGCCGGTGTACCACCACGCGGCGGGCGACCTCGACCTCGACCTGACGCAGATTCCGCTGTCGGGTCCGATCACCACGTCGGTCAGCAACGGCGCCGGCGACACCAAGGTCACGGTGCCCGCGACCGCTGACGTGACCTACACCTGCAAGAACTCCGCCGGCGACGTCGACTGCCTCGA